A segment of the Daphnia pulex isolate KAP4 chromosome 10, ASM2113471v1 genome:
GCTCCGCCCCTGAGTGAAAACCTACGTGATACACGCAAGTCTCTGGAGACGAGAGTTTTGGCTACCATCAAGTAGTGAAAGGGAGCCGATATCAgtataaagaagaaattcggACAAGCGGACTTCACTTTCTGAGATTTCCAAGTCCAAGAATGCCCCCTAAAGTTAGCGGAAAAGCAGCGAAGAAGGCCGGTAAGGCTCAAAAGAATATCGCCAAGGgcgataaaaagaagaagcgcaagagGAAGGAGAGCTACGCCATTTACATCTACAAAGTCTTGAAGCAGGTCCACCCCGACACTGGCATCTCCTCCAAAGCCATGACCATCATGAACAGCttcgtcaacgacattttcgagCGCATCGCTGGAGAGTCGTCCCGTCTTgcccactacaacaagcgTTCGACCATCACTAGCCGGGAAATCCAGACGGCCGTCCGTCTGCTCTTGCCCGGTGAGTTGGCCAAGCACGCCGTGTCTGAAGGCACCAAGGCAGTGACCAagtacaccagcaccaagtagATTGTTCATCTTGATCTCTCTTCCAACcaaacggcccttttcagggccaccaaattttcaagaaatgaaaaacattaactGCTCTTAACATTTCTTGTCTAATCGGGTTCTAAACTCAACCTAATTTGTTCATTAGTGCGACGGAACTTTATGAAATACTGTGATCTTGAGCTTTTCTCTACATATCTCCAGTGTACTATTCGACGTTGTGCttaatttctttctctactGTTGCATTTTAAGATTGGCATATCCGGTTCAATGCGTTGTTATCTACCTATTAATTTGATTCAGTGATATTATCTCCGCAGCAACTTCTTTTACATACTAAGGAACTCTAACTATAAATCATTGTTTTGTTAAATATGACCGAAAgtcaaacataaaaatgaaaatattgtaaaatatgAGAACCGGAGAAAACTGCATCTggattattgttattttagtTATTTGGTTAAACACACCGTTTACGTATCACagaaaaatatcttttaagaCGCATGAACAATTGGCATTGCTTCCTGCTATATCAAATAagataaaatagaataataatgaattcaaaattcaaggATTTTGTTATTCTATCTAGTATAAAGTCGGCAAGAATATGGTTTAAGTGGTTGAGATATCTTTTGCTTCAAGTaaatggtggccctgaaaagggccgattggtTTGAACGATCGGAGTATGAAAATCAAGATCAGATTTAACCGCCGAAACCGTACAGAGTGCGGCCCTGACGTTTCAGCGCGTAGACGACGTCCATGGCCGTCACAGTCTTCCTCTTGGCGTGTTCAGTGTAGGTGACGGCGTCACGAATCACGTTTTCAAGGAACACCTTCAACACACCGCGGGTCTCCTCGTAGATGAGACCAGAGATTCGCTTCACACCACCACGACGGGCAAGACGACGGATGGCCGGCTTGGTGATTCCCTGGATGTTGTCACGCAAAACTTTGCGATGACGTTTGGCGCCTCCCTTGCCGagtccttttcctcctttgccGCGACCAGTCATTTCGATTAAAGTTTCTGATGTTTTAGAAAACACagaatgattgaattttttaaaagtacaGAGTTTATATACCCCTCCAGACCCCTCTAACGGAACGCCCATTGGTTGAACCCTCCCCCACGCCATCACACAAACAAAGAGATAAGAGAATTTCCgttatcaattttctttccctcccattttttgAACTAACCAATCCCTAGCCAAAGAACTCACTTAGTTCCTCAACGTCCGTCGACTCCCTACATATACTAACCGCTTTTCTGTATACATTATCCCCAAATTTTAGTCGTTCGACATGGCTCGTACTAAGCAAACTGCTCGCAAATCCACCGGTGGCAAGGCGCCCCGCAAACAGTTGGCCACCAAAGCCGCTCGCAAGAGTGCCCCGGCCACTGGAGGAGTCAAGAAACCCCATCGTTATCGTCCCGGCACCGTCGCCCTTCGTGAGATCCGTCGCTACCAAAAGTCGACCGAGCTTCTGATCCGCAAGTTGCCATTCCAGCGCTTGGTCAGAGAAATCGCCCAGGATTTCAAGACCGACTTGCGTTTCCAGAGCTCGGCCGTCATGGCCCTGCAGGAGGCCAGCGAGGCTTACTTGGTGGGTCTTTTCGAAGACACCAACTTGTGCGCCATCCACGCCAAGCGAGTCACCATCATGCCAAAAGACATCCAGCTCGCTCGCCGTATTCGTGGTGAACGTGCCTAAGCGACCTATTCCCTTTTGACTTaccaatcggcccttttcagggccaccatttactaaagaaaagatgaacaaATATTGCATCGTAATCCTCTCTATTATctggtaaaattaaaatcctTTGTTGTTCATGCTCGGCTAAGGAGTTCTGCTCAATAGTTTAGTTTACATATGATTGTTAGTTACAGTTCTCCAAAATTCGCTTATTCTAGGTACTGTTTACAGTACTTCAAATTACGAATTGAAGGAATTAAATGTACGATTTAAAAATCTCGCTCTTTTCTCGTTAAACCTAAACTATTAAATGCAACATTAACCAAACCATGATGACCAACAAATGATCTCTAGTTACTACACGTCAGAATGACAGAATACatctgaaaatggaaaagaatgttttcgaaaataaaacatgaaactTACAATTTCAGTGTCCACTTCAGTAACTACAAGAAACGATCACTTGAATTTTGCAGTTTCTTATCAACAACTTGCTGTTTCGTGTTTCGCAGTCAATACATTGAGATATTAAAGGAAAATTCCAGATATTTTCACTATCTGTTGCACTgttaaagtttttgttttcaattcttcaatCAGTTTACTACTGCACAGAGTTGCCTAATTGACAATATGCTCATTTTTCGTCACATGTGCTGTTTCCCACTTTCCcctacttttaaaaatacttcacaaaattattaatttcaaaaatgtgttgcttttccttttgatgatttttttgaaattattttcattgctGGTTTAAGcgcaaattacaaattttataaTGTTACGAATGTATCAGCGGACCTCGGTaaactgaatttaa
Coding sequences within it:
- the LOC124205139 gene encoding histone H4; the protein is MTGRGKGGKGLGKGGAKRHRKVLRDNIQGITKPAIRRLARRGGVKRISGLIYEETRGVLKVFLENVIRDAVTYTEHAKRKTVTAMDVVYALKRQGRTLYGFGG
- the LOC124205140 gene encoding histone H3, encoding MARTKQTARKSTGGKAPRKQLATKAARKSAPATGGVKKPHRYRPGTVALREIRRYQKSTELLIRKLPFQRLVREIAQDFKTDLRFQSSAVMALQEASEAYLVGLFEDTNLCAIHAKRVTIMPKDIQLARRIRGERA
- the LOC124205152 gene encoding histone H2B.3, whose protein sequence is MPPKVSGKAAKKAGKAQKNIAKGDKKKKRKRKESYAIYIYKVLKQVHPDTGISSKAMTIMNSFVNDIFERIAGESSRLAHYNKRSTITSREIQTAVRLLLPGELAKHAVSEGTKAVTKYTSTK